A section of the Streptomyces xinghaiensis S187 genome encodes:
- a CDS encoding L-serine ammonia-lyase has translation MAISVFDLFSIGIGPSSSHTVGPMRAARMFVRRLEREGLLDRTASVRAELFGSLGATGHGHGTPKAVLLGLEGHSPRTVDVERADGEIARIRSTGRLRLLAAEAGDAHEIPFDEPSQLVLHRRRSLPYHANGMTLTAADAGGAPVLEKTYYSVGGGFVVDEDAVGEDRIKPDDTVLKYPFRTGDELLRLSRETGLSIAALMLENEKAWRTEEEIRAGLLEIWRVMRDCVERGLTREGILPGGLKVRRRAANSARQLRAEGDAPARAMEWITLYAMAVNEENAAGGRVVTAPTNGAAGIIPAVLHYYTEFVPGAGDEGVVRFLLAAGAIGMLFKENASISGAEVGCQGEVGSACSMAAGGLAEVLGGSPEQVENAAEIGMEHNLGLTCDPVGGLVQIPCIERNGMAAVKAVTAARMALRGDGRHHVSLDKVIKTMKDTGADMKVKYKETARGGLAVNVIEC, from the coding sequence GTGGCCATCTCCGTCTTCGATCTCTTCTCGATCGGCATCGGGCCGTCCAGTTCCCACACCGTGGGCCCGATGCGGGCCGCACGCATGTTCGTCCGACGTCTGGAGCGGGAGGGCCTGCTGGACCGGACCGCCTCGGTCCGCGCCGAACTGTTCGGTTCCCTCGGCGCCACCGGCCACGGCCACGGCACCCCCAAGGCCGTCCTGCTCGGCCTGGAGGGCCACTCGCCGCGCACCGTGGACGTGGAGCGGGCCGACGGCGAGATCGCCCGCATCCGCTCCACGGGACGGCTGCGGCTCCTGGCCGCCGAGGCCGGCGACGCCCACGAGATCCCCTTCGACGAGCCCTCCCAGCTCGTCCTCCACCGGCGCCGCTCGCTGCCGTACCACGCCAACGGCATGACACTCACGGCGGCGGACGCCGGAGGAGCACCCGTCCTGGAGAAGACGTACTACTCGGTCGGCGGCGGCTTCGTCGTGGACGAGGACGCGGTCGGTGAGGACCGGATCAAGCCGGACGACACCGTGCTGAAGTACCCCTTCCGCACCGGCGACGAACTGCTGCGCCTCTCGCGCGAGACCGGTCTGTCCATCGCCGCCCTCATGCTGGAGAACGAGAAGGCCTGGCGGACGGAGGAGGAGATCCGCGCGGGCCTGCTGGAGATCTGGCGGGTCATGCGCGACTGCGTGGAGCGCGGCCTCACCCGGGAGGGCATCCTCCCCGGCGGCCTCAAGGTCCGCCGCCGCGCCGCCAACTCGGCGCGCCAGCTCCGCGCCGAGGGTGACGCGCCGGCCCGTGCCATGGAGTGGATCACCCTCTACGCGATGGCGGTCAACGAGGAGAACGCCGCGGGCGGCCGCGTCGTCACCGCCCCGACCAACGGCGCGGCGGGGATCATCCCGGCCGTCCTCCACTACTACACGGAGTTCGTGCCGGGCGCCGGCGACGAGGGCGTCGTCCGCTTCCTGCTGGCCGCCGGGGCCATCGGCATGCTCTTCAAGGAGAACGCCTCGATCTCCGGCGCGGAGGTCGGCTGCCAGGGCGAGGTCGGCTCGGCCTGCTCGATGGCGGCGGGCGGCCTCGCCGAGGTGCTGGGCGGCAGCCCGGAGCAGGTCGAGAACGCCGCCGAGATCGGCATGGAGCACAACCTGGGCCTGACCTGCGACCCGGTCGGCGGCCTGGTCCAGATCCCGTGCATCGAGCGGAACGGCATGGCGGCGGTGAAGGCGGTGACGGCCGCGCGCATGGCGCTGCGGGGCGACGGCCGCCACCACGTCTCCCTGGACAAGGTCATCAAGACGATGAAGGACACCGGCGCCGACATGAAGGTCAAGTACAAGGAGACCGCGCGCGGCGGCCTGGCGGTGAACGTCATCGAGTGCTGA